In a genomic window of Mucilaginibacter sp. KACC 22063:
- a CDS encoding RagB/SusD family nutrient uptake outer membrane protein, which translates to MKNLTIKGITLTALLAVSSFGCKKVLDETPRSIFTPDYFKTTQGVNGGLTAMYYHLRNIYGQGYYYNSGVTGTDEATWGQSADGNFKDMDCSGVGVILSTSFPPSIPWGECFPDINTASGVIENASAAGVAPSLVAEARFFRAFDYFLLVQTYGGVPLDLGAGVLKFNTNAVRTSKRNTVPEVYSQAILPDLLQAVNDLPDKPRVTGGVTKTVARFYLAKAYLTYAWWLQNPNGIPTYPSANRTDPGGHDASYYFQKAYDTATSAIDNASLGGYALQPTFYDVNVATNDRNSEMLLYADHTQTSEKYNASSLTYGSGGAPDNFASWMLTWNYPNISVGGINPVQRESDQHLGRPWVRMAPTIEAIKNTFADKVNDSRYDGTFTTTYRANWPKGNTPNASINGANGLKIVPGDAVYTFLDNDNPAVTYAASGTGYANAGGGILPGRADYVVNPSNISRIAYPGIWKLGPYRTDSGTGLGQPNAGSTRPFPIAKLSELYLIAAEAVVKGAAPTAGRGARDLINVLRARAGKWRFSNNGNTTKVEDDSQAMIAATPATIDINYVLAERSREFFAEGNRWYDLVRTQKWAELAGSYTICGATFNDHNPVKVTRTIDNHLYLRPIPQGQIDALDMSAADKAAYQNPGY; encoded by the coding sequence ATGAAGAATTTAACAATTAAAGGCATAACATTAACTGCATTACTGGCTGTTTCGTCATTCGGATGCAAAAAAGTACTGGACGAAACTCCGCGAAGTATTTTTACACCAGACTACTTTAAAACTACGCAAGGTGTTAACGGCGGCCTTACAGCCATGTACTATCACTTACGCAATATTTACGGCCAGGGTTATTATTATAATTCCGGAGTTACAGGTACCGATGAGGCTACCTGGGGACAAAGCGCCGATGGTAACTTCAAAGACATGGATTGTTCTGGTGTGGGTGTAATACTTTCAACCAGCTTTCCGCCAAGCATACCCTGGGGCGAGTGTTTTCCTGACATCAATACTGCCAGCGGTGTAATTGAAAATGCCAGCGCTGCAGGTGTTGCTCCGTCACTGGTGGCAGAAGCTCGCTTCTTTAGGGCATTCGATTATTTTTTACTGGTTCAAACCTATGGTGGTGTTCCGCTTGACCTGGGCGCTGGTGTACTGAAATTTAATACCAACGCTGTACGCACCTCTAAGCGTAATACCGTGCCTGAGGTATATAGCCAGGCAATATTGCCTGATCTGTTGCAGGCGGTGAATGACCTGCCGGATAAACCGCGTGTTACCGGCGGTGTAACCAAAACCGTAGCGCGTTTTTATTTAGCTAAAGCATATTTAACATACGCATGGTGGCTGCAGAACCCTAATGGTATCCCTACTTACCCATCTGCAAACCGTACAGATCCGGGAGGCCATGATGCTTCCTACTATTTCCAAAAAGCTTACGATACTGCAACCAGCGCTATCGATAATGCAAGCTTGGGTGGTTATGCTTTGCAGCCTACATTTTATGATGTAAACGTTGCAACAAATGACCGTAACAGCGAAATGCTGCTTTATGCAGACCATACCCAGACAAGTGAAAAGTACAATGCATCAAGCTTGACTTATGGCAGCGGTGGTGCGCCTGATAACTTTGCAAGCTGGATGCTTACCTGGAACTATCCTAATATCAGCGTTGGTGGTATCAATCCGGTTCAGCGTGAATCAGATCAGCATTTAGGCCGCCCTTGGGTACGTATGGCGCCAACCATTGAGGCGATTAAAAATACCTTTGCCGATAAAGTGAACGACTCGCGTTACGATGGTACCTTCACTACCACCTATCGTGCAAACTGGCCGAAAGGAAATACACCGAATGCCAGCATTAATGGTGCTAACGGATTAAAAATTGTACCTGGCGATGCAGTATATACCTTCCTTGATAATGATAACCCTGCTGTAACTTATGCTGCAAGCGGTACTGGTTATGCTAATGCGGGTGGTGGTATATTACCAGGCAGAGCAGACTATGTGGTAAACCCAAGCAACATTAGCCGTATTGCGTATCCGGGTATATGGAAACTGGGCCCTTACCGTACAGATAGCGGTACCGGACTTGGACAGCCAAACGCTGGTAGCACACGCCCGTTCCCGATTGCTAAGCTTTCTGAATTATACCTGATTGCGGCCGAAGCTGTTGTTAAGGGGGCTGCCCCAACAGCCGGAAGAGGCGCCCGTGACCTGATCAATGTTTTACGTGCCCGTGCAGGTAAATGGCGTTTCAGCAACAATGGTAATACTACCAAAGTAGAGGACGATAGCCAGGCAATGATCGCTGCTACACCGGCAACTATTGATATCAATTATGTTTTGGCAGAACGCTCAAGAGAGTTTTTTGCTGAAGGTAACCGTTGGTATGATTTAGTGAGAACTCAAAAATGGGCAGAGCTGGCAGGAAGCTATACGATTTGCGGTGCTACGTTTAACGATCACAATCCTGTGAAAGTAACCCGTACCATTGATAATCACCTGTACCTGCGGCCTATCCCTCAAGGACAGATTGATGCGTTGGACATGAGCGCGGCAGATAAAGCAGCTTATCAAAATCCGGGATATTAA
- a CDS encoding family 43 glycosylhydrolase codes for MKIYQPTKMHLVKRYSKVPGSLKINVRFIDELSKRYIIPFLSFLLLMPAFAGAQVQHADSSAYYNSVKTFVNPVLPGDHPDPTLLKVGDDFYHCGSSFHFNPYLPIYHSKDLVHWEIISRVVTNQHAGMVADRPSGGIWQGAITYFYGSYWIYFSSNGQWFCKAPSPRGPWSAPVEVKVPAATGPLGYDNSIFIDDDGKPYMVIKNGQHVNRIQAIGRDGQLTDSVINLDWINGHLQYSWAEGPVMCKRNGYYYYFPAGDVTGGQYVLRSKALTSDSTKWERLGNFFRPITDPKAAFRSPNHISAPLQLADGTWWTLGQSYQKNGGDDWSGMGRQTALYRVEWDGDRPWGSAPTSKPLERPNLPQSGIKWRSAQSDYFDAPSLSLAWHFLNRAASVNYSLADRKGWLRLMPKAGRTHIVQKETDHFYSAVTKVDMQAKDTSKAGIYLTNGNQKVNVRLYTTFDNGAKVIFRLDSAIRETPLTFKGPVWLKLTRFEHELTAYYSSDRKNWIKVGAQIDARPLDRVQPNFNSWVGTSVGLFVEGKPADFDCFIIKDGFTEMPAQGYSNYYGIETSSNHGEAVTNTSDHGGWFMISGVDLGEKNSPANQIELTNMATKDTKLEVWINDLSNQNGKMIASFIVKAGKPGTWQKTIKTITPVSGHQDIFIKYPSGSHGSAYIKSIRFNTK; via the coding sequence ATGAAAATCTATCAGCCAACTAAAATGCATCTGGTAAAACGTTATTCTAAGGTGCCCGGATCACTAAAAATCAATGTTCGATTTATTGATGAATTAAGTAAACGATACATCATTCCTTTTTTAAGCTTCCTGTTGCTAATGCCAGCCTTTGCAGGTGCCCAGGTGCAACATGCAGACTCATCTGCTTACTACAATTCGGTTAAAACATTTGTTAACCCGGTACTACCCGGCGACCACCCCGACCCTACGTTGTTAAAGGTTGGTGATGACTTTTACCACTGCGGTTCAAGCTTCCATTTTAACCCATATTTGCCCATCTACCATTCAAAGGATTTGGTGCATTGGGAGATCATTAGCCGGGTGGTAACTAACCAGCATGCCGGCATGGTTGCCGACCGCCCTTCGGGTGGTATTTGGCAGGGGGCTATCACTTACTTCTATGGCTCTTACTGGATCTATTTCTCATCTAACGGCCAATGGTTTTGCAAAGCGCCTTCGCCACGCGGGCCGTGGTCTGCCCCGGTAGAAGTTAAAGTACCGGCAGCAACAGGCCCATTAGGTTACGACAATTCTATTTTTATTGACGATGACGGCAAACCGTATATGGTAATCAAAAACGGGCAACACGTTAACCGCATACAAGCCATTGGGCGAGATGGCCAGCTGACTGATTCAGTAATCAATCTCGACTGGATCAACGGCCATTTGCAATACAGCTGGGCAGAAGGGCCTGTAATGTGTAAACGCAATGGCTATTATTATTACTTCCCTGCCGGGGACGTTACAGGCGGGCAGTATGTATTACGGTCAAAAGCATTAACCAGCGACTCAACCAAATGGGAGCGCTTAGGTAATTTCTTCAGGCCTATTACAGACCCAAAAGCAGCCTTCAGAAGCCCTAATCACATTTCTGCGCCTTTACAATTAGCCGATGGCACCTGGTGGACGCTTGGCCAGAGTTACCAGAAAAATGGAGGCGACGATTGGTCGGGTATGGGCAGGCAGACAGCCTTATACCGGGTAGAATGGGATGGCGACCGCCCGTGGGGTTCTGCACCAACCAGCAAACCTTTAGAGCGCCCAAATCTTCCGCAGTCAGGCATTAAATGGCGAAGCGCACAATCAGATTATTTTGATGCCCCATCGCTAAGCCTTGCATGGCATTTTCTCAACCGGGCAGCATCTGTTAACTATTCACTCGCTGATCGTAAAGGATGGCTAAGGCTGATGCCTAAAGCAGGCCGGACACACATTGTTCAAAAGGAAACCGACCATTTCTATTCTGCAGTTACCAAGGTTGACATGCAGGCAAAAGACACTTCAAAAGCAGGCATCTATCTTACCAACGGCAATCAAAAAGTTAATGTAAGATTGTATACTACTTTTGATAACGGTGCAAAAGTTATTTTCCGCCTTGATAGCGCTATCCGCGAAACTCCGTTGACATTTAAAGGCCCTGTTTGGCTTAAACTGACCAGGTTTGAACATGAGTTAACAGCTTATTACAGCAGTGACCGTAAAAATTGGATTAAAGTTGGCGCCCAGATTGATGCCCGTCCGCTCGACCGTGTACAACCTAATTTTAACTCGTGGGTAGGTACAAGCGTTGGTTTATTTGTCGAAGGTAAACCTGCCGATTTTGATTGTTTTATTATTAAAGACGGTTTTACAGAAATGCCGGCACAGGGTTACAGCAATTACTATGGGATAGAAACATCATCTAATCATGGTGAAGCAGTAACTAATACATCTGACCATGGCGGCTGGTTCATGATCTCAGGTGTTGACCTTGGCGAGAAAAACAGCCCGGCTAATCAGATAGAACTGACCAACATGGCTACAAAAGACACCAAACTGGAGGTGTGGATCAATGACCTGAGTAACCAAAATGGAAAGATGATCGCCTCGTTTATAGTTAAAGCAGGAAAACCGGGGACATGGCAAAAAACAATTAAAACGATCACTCCTGTTTCAGGACATCAGGATATCTTTATTAAATACCCATCGGGCAGTCATGGTTCAGCATATATAAAAAGCATTCGTTTTAATACTAAGTAA
- a CDS encoding glycoside hydrolase family 43 protein: protein MLKKALSLSLFIITIVALQKPALGQGLHSDNGNGTYTNPVISADFPDPDVIRVNDTYYMVTTTMYIFPGVTILKSKDLVNWAYCSNAIPRFDFGDCYNLDGCNRYGHGQWATSMKYHNGKFYLLFITLNEGGFMCTATNPEGPWELKKLPKGFYDPGLFFDDNGKIYVAQGYSKISITEVDANLAPISKDSLVYNGDIRPGLEGTHVYKINGYYYLYSTYGGRDGIQVALRSKNIYGPYEQKVVLRDTTKGITFGTHQGALIQTQTGEWWTMLFVDAGPLGRFPSLQPVTWVDGWPMVGVNGKAVITYRKPNVGKTYPIKTFPTSDEFNTRALGMQWGWNHNPDPEHWSLSARPGFLRLTTSRSVTNLMEARNTLTQRPFAKYDQNIPTAGTTRIDVSHMKDGDIAGIGVFQNPYAYLAVKQTNGNRYIVMVNNGTETDSVKISTTQVYLRAQVSNASQKAKFEYSLDNTTFKALGNELTMVFNLKLFTGNKFCLFNYATQQPGGFVDFDWFRVK from the coding sequence ATGTTAAAAAAAGCCTTAAGTCTTTCCTTATTCATCATTACGATCGTTGCATTACAGAAGCCTGCTTTAGGGCAGGGGCTGCATAGTGATAACGGAAATGGCACGTATACCAACCCGGTTATTTCGGCAGACTTTCCTGATCCTGATGTGATCCGCGTTAATGATACGTATTACATGGTTACTACCACCATGTACATATTCCCGGGGGTAACTATTCTTAAATCGAAGGATCTGGTGAACTGGGCGTATTGCAGCAATGCCATTCCTCGTTTTGACTTTGGCGATTGTTACAATCTGGATGGCTGCAACCGTTATGGACACGGACAATGGGCAACCAGCATGAAATATCACAACGGTAAATTTTACCTGTTGTTTATTACTTTAAACGAGGGTGGATTTATGTGTACGGCAACAAATCCTGAAGGACCATGGGAGTTGAAAAAACTACCTAAAGGTTTCTATGACCCGGGCTTGTTTTTTGATGATAACGGCAAAATTTATGTAGCGCAAGGTTATAGCAAAATTTCAATCACCGAGGTTGATGCCAACCTTGCCCCTATTTCAAAAGATTCACTGGTGTATAACGGCGACATCAGGCCAGGTCTTGAAGGGACGCACGTTTATAAGATTAATGGTTATTATTACCTGTACTCTACTTACGGAGGACGCGATGGCATACAGGTAGCGCTTCGCTCTAAGAACATTTATGGCCCGTACGAGCAAAAGGTTGTGTTACGCGACACCACAAAGGGTATTACCTTCGGCACGCATCAGGGGGCATTAATCCAAACGCAAACCGGCGAATGGTGGACCATGCTTTTTGTAGATGCAGGCCCGTTAGGGCGTTTTCCCTCTTTACAGCCTGTTACATGGGTTGATGGCTGGCCAATGGTGGGTGTAAATGGCAAGGCGGTAATTACTTATCGCAAACCTAATGTGGGCAAAACTTATCCTATCAAAACGTTCCCAACTTCTGATGAATTTAACACACGTGCGCTTGGTATGCAATGGGGCTGGAATCACAACCCCGATCCTGAACATTGGTCGCTAAGTGCAAGGCCTGGTTTTTTAAGGCTGACAACCAGCCGGTCTGTTACTAATTTAATGGAAGCAAGGAATACATTAACACAACGCCCCTTTGCTAAGTATGATCAAAACATTCCTACAGCTGGCACAACACGCATAGATGTAAGCCACATGAAAGATGGTGATATAGCCGGTATCGGCGTTTTCCAAAACCCTTATGCTTATTTAGCCGTTAAACAAACCAACGGTAACAGGTACATTGTTATGGTAAACAACGGCACAGAAACAGATTCTGTAAAGATCAGTACAACGCAAGTTTACCTGCGTGCACAGGTTTCTAACGCCAGCCAGAAAGCTAAATTCGAGTATAGCCTCGACAATACCACATTTAAGGCATTAGGCAATGAGCTAACAATGGTATTTAACCTCAAACTGTTTACCGGCAATAAATTCTGCTTGTTTAATTACGCTACTCAACAGCCGGGCGGCTTTGTAGATTTCGACTGGTTTAGGGTGAAATAA
- a CDS encoding alpha/beta hydrolase, producing the protein MRKQLFKTAICAALLMVSISSSKAQNTIQHSPQGFDSLRTNIPHGKIDTILYQSNTTDTIRRALVYTPPGYNKHKKYPVLYLLHGIGGDEYEWLHNGHPEVILDNLYAEGKVVPMIVVLPNGRAMKNDRATGNIMAADKVQAFATFEQDLLGSLIPYIQKRYPVYTDREHRAIAGLSMGGGQSLNFGLGNLDKFAWIGGFSSAPNTKTPEALVPDVELAKKKIKLLWISCGDRDNLISFSQRTHDFLEKNNIPHIFYVEPGVHDFKVWKNDLYLFSQRIFKPTNSQ; encoded by the coding sequence ATGAGGAAACAACTATTTAAAACAGCAATCTGCGCGGCATTACTGATGGTAAGTATCAGTAGTAGCAAAGCACAAAACACAATTCAACATTCGCCGCAGGGTTTTGACTCGCTTCGTACCAATATACCTCACGGTAAAATTGATACGATTTTGTATCAGTCTAACACTACGGATACAATAAGGCGTGCATTAGTCTATACTCCACCGGGATATAATAAGCATAAAAAGTACCCGGTGCTGTACCTGCTGCATGGCATTGGCGGCGACGAATATGAATGGCTGCACAACGGGCACCCGGAAGTGATATTAGATAATTTATACGCCGAAGGTAAAGTTGTACCTATGATTGTGGTATTACCAAACGGACGCGCCATGAAAAACGACCGCGCCACCGGCAACATTATGGCTGCCGATAAAGTACAGGCTTTTGCAACGTTTGAGCAAGATTTGCTTGGATCACTAATCCCTTACATTCAGAAAAGATATCCGGTTTATACAGACCGCGAGCACCGCGCCATCGCCGGTTTATCTATGGGTGGCGGCCAGTCGTTAAATTTTGGACTGGGTAATCTGGATAAATTTGCATGGATAGGCGGCTTCTCTTCGGCACCAAATACAAAAACACCCGAAGCATTAGTACCAGATGTTGAACTGGCTAAGAAGAAAATTAAACTGCTTTGGATCTCTTGCGGAGATAGAGACAATTTAATCTCATTCAGTCAGCGTACACACGACTTTCTTGAAAAGAATAACATACCGCATATCTTTTATGTAGAACCCGGCGTACATGATTTCAAAGTTTGGAAAAATGACTTATACCTATTCTCGCAACGTATATTTAAACCAACCAATTCACAGTAG
- a CDS encoding SusC/RagA family TonB-linked outer membrane protein has protein sequence MRKLRLSNLKRWRISLSIALLTIISISAHAQSISLHGKILDEKGEPLPGATVRIAGTSTGTQTGVNGEFKLSVPAATKAITISFVGYVEQVKAISTGKPELGAITLIKSSRDISEVVVIGYGSQRREAVTGSVSSISGERTRDVPSPNISQALQGRLPGVDIQQTSSQPGATTQILIRGQRSLTASNAPLVVLDGIPFVGNIGDINPTDIKSIDILKDASATAIYGSRGANGVILVTTNRGQMGANARISYNAYYGIQTLFARYPLMNGPQFLALRKAAGLYNNASDEADNVNTDWQKLFYQTGAIDSHDIAVSGGSATGSYNVGGGYYTNKGLIPTQQYTRYSIRGSVDQNVGKYVKIGFTLNQNYNLTTGNQVSVGSVLGISPLANPYNADGTLKRNINTPLTTSYVLTKDVINNIKDQWLNQTRGFASYNSAYGEVKIPWVEGLKYRVNVGGDYIQSNNGNYTGVGILSTTPTTSSTAGISNSATYHWVIENLMSYDRTFARKHNLNVVALYSTEQSRFNSSSSSAKDIPADAFQFYNLGAATGEVTLGQGNYSQSGLMSYMARAIYSYDDRFFLQATVRSDASSVLAPGHKWHTYPAASLGWNLMNESFMKNVKTFDLLKLRVGYGQTSNQAVGAYQTLGALTSRNQNFGDTNYATGYYVTQLPNANLGWEYSQTWNYGIDFSLLNHRLSGKLEYYSTRTKDLLLSVGLPPTSGVSSYTANVGQTQNRGLELSLDGTIINSNGWTWDLGFNIYGNRNKLVALANGQTRDEGNSWFVGHNINAIYDYKKIGLWQQGDPYLNILEPGGNVGMIKVLYTGTYNADGTPTRPIGAADRQIIDVDPKFEGGFNTRVSYKNFDFSVVGVYKDGGVLISTLYGSAGYLDQLTGRNNNVNVDYWTPTNTGASYPKPGGILSGDNPKYGSTLGYFDASYLKIRTMTLGYDFSKLISKRGSTRLRAYFTLQNAFVLFSPYKKESGMDPETNSYGNQNAAVPLSYQQRRFLTIGTNAPATRNYIMGLSLNF, from the coding sequence ATGAGAAAACTTCGACTTTCTAATTTAAAACGCTGGAGAATAAGTCTGTCAATAGCCTTATTAACCATCATATCCATATCTGCACACGCCCAATCTATCTCATTACACGGTAAAATACTTGATGAGAAAGGCGAGCCGCTTCCCGGCGCGACAGTTCGTATTGCAGGAACCAGCACAGGTACGCAAACAGGTGTTAACGGTGAATTTAAACTAAGTGTGCCTGCCGCCACCAAAGCCATCACCATCAGCTTTGTGGGTTATGTAGAGCAGGTAAAAGCCATATCGACAGGCAAACCCGAATTAGGAGCTATTACTTTAATAAAGAGTTCAAGAGATATCAGCGAGGTGGTAGTTATCGGTTACGGTTCGCAAAGGCGCGAAGCTGTTACCGGATCTGTTTCTTCTATCAGCGGCGAACGTACAAGAGACGTTCCTTCACCAAACATCAGCCAGGCGCTACAAGGCCGTTTACCAGGTGTAGACATTCAGCAGACTTCAAGCCAGCCCGGTGCTACTACACAGATACTGATCCGTGGACAGCGTTCACTTACTGCAAGTAATGCACCGCTTGTTGTGTTAGACGGAATTCCGTTTGTAGGCAACATCGGTGATATCAATCCTACTGATATTAAAAGCATCGACATTCTTAAAGATGCATCTGCAACTGCTATTTATGGTTCGCGTGGTGCTAACGGTGTTATTTTAGTAACAACAAACAGGGGGCAAATGGGCGCAAATGCGCGTATCAGCTACAACGCTTATTATGGTATACAAACCCTTTTTGCGCGTTACCCGTTAATGAACGGCCCTCAGTTCTTAGCTTTAAGAAAAGCAGCCGGCTTATATAACAATGCATCAGACGAAGCTGATAACGTAAATACCGACTGGCAAAAATTATTTTACCAGACGGGTGCTATCGATAGCCATGATATAGCTGTATCAGGCGGTAGTGCAACCGGTAGTTATAACGTAGGTGGTGGATATTATACCAACAAAGGACTGATTCCAACACAACAATATACACGTTATTCAATTCGTGGTTCGGTAGATCAAAACGTAGGTAAATATGTGAAAATTGGCTTTACCCTTAACCAGAATTATAACTTAACAACAGGTAACCAGGTATCAGTAGGTAGTGTATTAGGCATTTCGCCATTGGCTAATCCTTACAATGCAGATGGTACTTTAAAAAGGAACATCAATACGCCGCTTACTACAAGCTATGTTCTAACAAAAGATGTGATCAATAACATCAAAGATCAATGGCTTAACCAAACACGTGGTTTCGCCAGCTACAACTCTGCTTATGGCGAGGTTAAAATTCCATGGGTAGAGGGCTTAAAATACCGCGTAAACGTGGGTGGCGATTATATCCAAAGCAATAATGGTAACTACACAGGTGTAGGTATATTAAGTACTACTCCAACAACATCATCAACTGCCGGTATTTCAAATTCGGCAACTTACCACTGGGTAATTGAAAACTTAATGAGTTACGATCGCACATTTGCGCGTAAACACAACCTGAACGTTGTTGCATTATATTCTACTGAGCAAAGCCGTTTTAACAGCTCAAGTTCATCAGCAAAAGATATCCCGGCAGATGCATTCCAGTTTTATAATCTGGGTGCTGCAACCGGCGAGGTAACACTTGGACAAGGTAATTACAGCCAAAGCGGGCTGATGTCGTACATGGCGCGTGCGATCTATTCTTATGATGACCGCTTCTTCTTACAGGCAACCGTTCGTTCAGATGCTTCTTCGGTTTTGGCCCCGGGCCATAAATGGCATACTTATCCGGCTGCATCACTTGGCTGGAACCTGATGAACGAGTCTTTCATGAAAAACGTTAAAACTTTTGATCTGTTAAAACTACGTGTAGGTTACGGTCAGACTTCAAACCAGGCTGTAGGTGCCTACCAAACATTGGGTGCGTTAACTTCACGTAACCAAAACTTTGGTGACACCAACTATGCTACCGGTTACTATGTTACCCAACTGCCAAACGCAAACTTAGGATGGGAGTATTCACAGACATGGAACTACGGTATCGATTTCTCTTTGCTTAATCACCGCTTGTCTGGTAAGTTGGAATACTATTCTACCCGTACCAAAGACCTTTTGCTAAGTGTGGGCCTTCCGCCAACATCTGGTGTAAGCAGCTATACTGCAAACGTTGGTCAAACTCAAAACCGTGGTTTAGAGCTTAGCTTAGATGGTACGATCATCAACAGCAACGGCTGGACCTGGGATCTGGGCTTTAACATCTATGGCAACCGCAACAAGTTAGTTGCCCTTGCTAACGGCCAAACCCGCGACGAAGGAAACTCATGGTTTGTAGGCCATAACATCAACGCTATTTATGATTACAAAAAGATCGGTTTATGGCAACAGGGTGATCCTTACTTAAACATTCTGGAGCCAGGTGGTAATGTGGGTATGATTAAAGTACTTTACACAGGCACTTATAATGCTGATGGTACGCCAACCCGGCCAATTGGTGCGGCAGACCGTCAGATCATAGACGTTGACCCTAAGTTTGAAGGTGGTTTCAATACACGCGTATCTTACAAAAACTTCGACTTTAGCGTAGTAGGTGTATATAAAGATGGTGGTGTATTAATCAGCACGCTTTATGGTTCTGCAGGTTACCTTGACCAGTTAACAGGCCGTAACAATAACGTTAACGTTGATTATTGGACCCCGACCAATACAGGGGCAAGTTATCCGAAACCAGGCGGTATCCTTAGCGGTGATAACCCTAAATACGGAAGCACCCTGGGGTATTTCGACGCTTCATACCTGAAAATTCGCACCATGACATTGGGTTACGATTTCAGCAAGTTAATATCCAAACGCGGTTCAACAAGGCTTCGTGCATACTTTACATTGCAAAACGCATTTGTACTGTTCTCGCCTTACAAAAAGGAGTCTGGAATGGATCCTGAAACCAACTCTTATGGTAACCAGAATGCCGCAGTGCCGCTATCCTATCAGCAACGCCGTTTCCTGACCATCGGTACCAATGCGCCTGCAACCCGCAACTACATTATGGGATTAAGTCTGAATTTTTAA